Proteins from one Panicum virgatum strain AP13 chromosome 7K, P.virgatum_v5, whole genome shotgun sequence genomic window:
- the LOC120639597 gene encoding uncharacterized protein LOC120639597: MPTLRRRNPDVPVKALEGIVSANTFLTVAVFIGITGTITPSATIPPACVAGDDIARNFFLFEILSFGFYLLSSLVAQGMKLAVTLLAADEFYGDGEQKPPPSDDCEEMPAWRAAGPRERRLAVLRIARPMMLLAAGCSILGTFFLLLSMVDAIQLKFGLVSCGIPLAVGATFALSGLVVGGLLFYGSTVAYALTHYLP; this comes from the coding sequence ATGCCGACGCTGCGGCGGCGCAACCCGGACGTGCCCGTGAAGGCGCTGGAGGGAATCGTGTCGGCCAACACCTTCTTAACGGTGGCCGTCTTCATCGGCATCACGGGCACCATCACGCCCTCCGCCACCATCCCGCCCGCgtgcgtcgccggcgacgacatCGCGCGCAACTTCTTCCTCTTCGAGATCCTCTCCTTCGGCTTCTACCTCCTCTCCAGCCTCGTCGCGCAGGGGATGAAGCTCGCCGTCACTCTCCTGGCCGCCGACGAGTtctacggcgacggcgagcagaaGCCCCCGCCGTCCGACGACTGCGAGGAGATGCCGGCGTGGCGCGCCGCGGGGCcgcgggagcgccgcctcgccgtgctCAGGATCGCGCGGCCGATGATGCTGCTGGCGGCAGGGTGCTCCATCTTGGGCACCTTCTTCCTGCTGCTCTCCATGGTGGACGCCATCCAGCTCAAGTTCGGCCTCGTCTCCTGCGGCAtcccgctcgccgtcggcgcCACCTTCGCGCTCTCGGGGCTCGTCGTCGGCGGGCTGCTCTTCTACGGATCCACCGTCGCCTACGCCCTCACGCACTACCTGCCCTGA